The Labeo rohita strain BAU-BD-2019 chromosome 10, IGBB_LRoh.1.0, whole genome shotgun sequence genomic interval GGATGCCAAGTACTCCATGCCACGAGCCACCTGGTAGGCACAAGAGACCAAGTCTTTAATAGACATGCTCTCCACTGGCACCTGGTCGGGATTGTAACAGTACTCCATGCCATGTGGTCGACGGGCACGCAGATATTCCCGCAGGTTTCCTTTAGAGGCGTATTCCACGATGACGTAAAGAGGGCCTGGAGGAAGGAAATAACAGGGTTTTAAAAGAGGAAATCCGTGTAGTGTGATCCAACATTATCTTGTGCCGTGTGATTGTAAAAATCCTCAGATGGGCTCTTACCATCCTGGGTACAAGCTCCGAGCAGGTTGATGATGTTCTTGTGTTTGCCAATCATCTTCATCATCTCCATCTCTGAGATGAGGTCAGAAAGGTCCTTCTCAGTGGCGtcagctaaaaaaaagaaaatatgcaaaatgttgatGAGGTCTCGTTCTACATCTGATAAATAATGTGGTTTGGTCTTAAAGTCtccatgaaattaaaattgaagTTATACGACAGTTTGTAAGTCCATGTCTTTTGGATCTgcatcccaaaaaaaaaaaaaaatctaatttagtatttttatctgattttacagaaaataaataccttaaacttaaaataaagagaatacattgaaaaaaaagttattagtattactacaattttatccttattattaaatataattatttaaataaatatacaaatatgattatttgaattttgtatgatttaaaaaaaacctaaaccttaaaataaagaaatatattggGGAAAATATTAGTAATGTTAGTAGAATTTCTATccttattataaaatattgttatttaaataaatacataaatatgattatttgatttttgtatgatttttaaagaaaataaatacctgaaccttaaaataaagagaATATATTGGGGAAAATATTAtcagtattattacaatttttatccttattattaaatattattatttaaataaatatataaattgattATTCAATTTTTGTacaagttaaaataaacaataaatgcctaaaccttaaaataaagagaatatattggtaaaaatattattagtattattactatttatatctttattattaaataataatattatttaaataaatatataaatattattttaaatttgtcagatttttcagaaaataaacacataaaccttaagataaataaaatatattgggAAAATATTGTTAGTATTATTACAAGTTTTAtccttattattaaatattatttaaataaacatataaatatgattattgcattttgtaagaaaataaatacctgaaccttaaaataaaaaataaaaaatattcagataaatattattagtattatttctatttctatccctattatgaaatattatttaaataaatatagaaatatgactattctagaaaaaattaaattaaattctggaCATATATTTTGCAAAAGAACATACATTTCAGCATCTTCACTGCAACTTTAGTTATGCGGTTGGGCTTGTCTTTGTCCAGTCCAATGGCTTCGCCCATCACCACCTGACCAAAGCAGCCTTCGCCTAGAGGTTTCCCAAGTACCAACCtgttacaaacacaaacaaattgCAAAATGATGTCTAGCTTGACCCATTTACAGAGGAAAGTAGTGGATGCGCGGTGTCCGTACCTCTCTCGGGGCACCTCCCAGCACGGGTCCTGGGGCAGCTCGTACTCAGACACCCCTGACAGCATGGGCGTCCCGCTGGAGGAGAGTCGTGAAGGTCGGACCAACATAACACCAGAGTTCAGAGAGGAACTGGATTCTACCGACACCTGTAGAGTGAGGTAGCAGAATGGTGGTTTTTAAGGGCCTTCAAAAGGATACAAGGGCCTTTCTTTGGACAGCAGTACATCAAAGCTCTTATCTGTTACCTGTCTGCGGAGAGGAATGCTTTTGGCCAGCTTATGGACAGCCAGCTGGCTGTTGAAGTCGCTCTTTTTTGGAGGAGCTGCGGACTTTGACGATAGTGGCGATTCCAACCATGAGGAAAATGAGGAAGAATCCAACGCAGTAGATCAGCACCTCCAGGTAGGACTGACTAGGGACTGCAGAGGGAGCTGTTGGGGCTTATGGGACAAACAGAAGGCTacgtcagtattttattttatgtgttttttttttgttttgttttgttttgttgggggggtttttgcattattttaaactattatgatttttagtaatatttgtaattaattttttatatatgtttttagttttcattttatttttagtttaatttttttattattttgttatgtgcttttgtcatttaaatgtttttttttttttctatttaggctttattaatttttcttttaattttaggtttagttaatgataataaccctGTTTTGTAAGTAGTATTTTGTATAGTCTTTCTTGTTTTCAGAGAAAATGCAttgaattgtatttattttaagtataaataataaaaaatagtgaGTTTtatatggaagccagtttccgccactgaatcaaatttttttaaaaagttattgcgactttttctcacaattctggcttttttcgaGTTCATATCCCGAAATTCTAACTTTatgactcacaattgtgagataaagacagaattgcaaaatgtaaatttgcaactgtgagaaagtcagaattgcgagatgtaaactcagtcgtgagtctgaattgtgagataaaaactcgcaattgcaagaaaaaaattcagaactgcgagatgtaaacacaactgtgagaaaaaaattgtaatagcGAGATTCCtagaaagtcagaactgcaaaatgtaaacttgcaactttaagaaaatgtcaaaatagcgagatgtaaatgcacaatttcaagaaaaagtTGTAAcagtgagatgtaaactcttaattgtaagaaaaaagttgtaataacgagatgtaaactcgcaactgcgagaaagtcagaattgcgagatgtaaactcaattgtgagaaaaaaaagtctgaattgtgagatgaaaacttgcaatttcaagaaaaagtTGTAAtagcgagatgtaaactcatgactgcgagaaagtcagaactgcgaaatGTAAGATCGCAACTgcgagaaaatgtcagaattgcgagatgtaaattcacaatttcaagaaaaagtcataacaccgagatgtaaactcttaattgcgagaaaaaagtcgtaatagtgagatgtaaacttgcaattgtgaggaaaaatgtcagaattgtgagatataaactcaatagTGAGAAAAAGTCGTAATTGCTAGATGTAAATGCTCAATTGCGAAAAAATTCAAGAAAGTAAAGAATtcaagaaagtcagaattgcgaaaagTAAACTCAACTGCTAACAGTAAATTTGCAACTGCGAGaacatcagaattgcgagatgtaaactcataaCTGCAagaaaacgtcagaattgtgagaagtttattttttattcagtgacacaaatgggcttccataggtTTATTCTTCACTTGATTCAAATATTTTGTATggaaacaaatcttattttacacaaattttGCTTCTTAAGTATATGTTTCTTGTATTGAGGATGctaaaacagttttttctggaaacaagacaaaaatacagatATAATAGTGATGCTTGCTATAGCAAACAGCACTAATAAGCCTGAATCCACTTGTACAGTGTCAACCGACATCAAGAACACCTCTGTTACTGTGTCTACAGTGTTAAACAGTGCTTTGGACTGACACACACTGGTAGACGCTGGTGACaggcacacacacgcacacatacaccgagctctgttttatttcaacCAGTGCATTTGACACTATTGGCACTGAGAAAAGAGCACAAGCTCCCTTTGTGGCCGCATAATGGCTCCTTTGTGGCGTAGTATTTCGCCCCACATTCTCCACCGGCGTGAGGCTGCAGTCATCCCATGCACAAGTATGAAACACAAGCATCCTGGCCAAATTGTCCTGGGAGGCCACAACTACACCTGATGGGTCGTTATTAAATTAAAGCATcgtttatatatatagatttgagctgttttgcaATAGTATGCAGTGgttgaaataaaacacattttgtgatGCTTGATCATTACTAATTATTTTTCCCACAAGCAAACCTATATTAGTTAGTGATCAAGATGATAATCCATTGGATTAGAGGAAGTGACAGCTATCACAGCCACACTGTGAAAATAGATGGCAACTTCATACAGTagtaaaaaaaggttttaatgaCACAATTATAATGCAGCACCAAGTCACAGTAATTTCAGATTTCAGTCAAAGAACTATAACGCTATACTCCAGAATTATACCAGTACCTAGATCCCATTTTAAGCCATTATATTCATGCTCCACACAAAAAGTGGTTCAAAACTTATTCAGTAGTTCAGCGTGTGATTTTACTCAATATTATTTGTGTCATTTTGAACAGAGGCCGGGGCCCAAGTGAACTTCTTAGTGAACTTCTAAGGGGCATCGAGATGACTTAAGTAATTCAAATAAGCCTAGACAACTACAATAAAGTGctaattcttattttaatttaacagtgtTTCAACATAGTTTTATTTTCTTCGAAGAACCAGGTTTCCCATGGTCTCGATACATAAAATAGCCTAATGTtaagtgagatataaactcgtaatagCGAGAAAAggtccaaaataaaaaagttatcaTCTCACAAACAGAATAGATTAGaatagaattgcgagatataaattctctattgcaagaaaaagtcacaattctggcttttttcttgcaattgtgatcccacaattctgactttataactcgcaattttaactttataacttgcaactgagagtttatatctcacaactctgagaaaagtagtcagaattgcaggatataaactcacaattgtgagaaaaagacagaactgtgagatataaattattGCTATTGTGCTATATGCTTGCTACTGCGAGTTTATCATCTCACAATTCctgcttttttcttgcaattctgacgtaattttaactttataactcacatttgcaagtctatatctcacaactctgagaaaagtagtcagaattgcgagatataataaactcacaattgcgtgaaaaagtcagaattgtgagatataaacttgctattgcaaaagaaaagtcagaattacgaattttatctcacaattctggctttttttcttgcaattgtgacttcatatcccacaattctgactttataactcgcagttgcgagtttatatctcacaactccaagaaaaagtcagaattgcgagatataaactttgcaattgcaagaaaaaaaatctgaattcacaattacatttttattttttattcaatggcaGAAATGGTCTTCCATAGATTTATTCCTAActtgattcaaaatattttgtctgGAAACAAATCTCATCTCTTTACATTTTATGAGTATACACTTGTCTAATTATGCCAAGCTAAAAAACTTATATTGGGTAGaaattgtgaataaaaaaatacttcacaAAATGATAATCCTTAATCTTTATtgagtaaaattacaaaaaacagaaaagtcaTGAAACCTTTGATTACTGTTGAGGACTAAGAGGAGTCAAAAAGGTTGAGATCCTTTTTGTAGATTACTGAATTCTAGTGGGAATCGAATCAAATAATCACTTCAGTCACAGTTAGGATGCTTActtagaagaaaacaaagtaGCTCAATAGGTTTTAGAACAGagtttttatgcaaaatgttgTCATATCAGTCTGCTTACTctcaaaaaactaatttaatctGAATGAAGGTGACTTGATGTGCACTAACcactcattaaaacaacaaagaTAGCAGGTCAAAGAGAGAAAATGAGGTATTTAGTGAAAGATAAGTAGAGGAGGTGAAACAGTGCCATAACTGGTGTCATTTGCCAGGTCAATGGGAAGTGAAAACCCCTGAGGGCAGCTAAGTAAGTTGATACTTATAGGGGAAGATGTCACTAAAATCCAAATGTTTGGTCTACTCTGCATGCTGGAGCCATGCATGGGTGGTTTTGCACCTGTGGACGGCCACACACATTCCCATGAAACACCTCACCCTTTGTGAAATATATGGCTTGAGTGATAGCTGAGTAAATGCTCTTTGATTTGAAGGTGGGTCAACTGAAACTGGCGAATGACACAAACAAATGGCCACTGTTGGGACGAGAAGGAAAGGTCAGGAAAGAGTCGCCGGATACCTTTGACAACGGTCAACCAAGCTGAATGATGGGAGATCCCAATTGAATTGCCTGCCAAGCAAGTATACTCCCCAGCATCCTCAAAGGACACATTCCTCAACTGGAGCACCTCCATCTCCTTGTCGGTGGTGTTGAGGCCAGCCGTCTGGAAGAGAACGAGAAAAGCAGACCCGAGGCCCAAGACGTGAGGCGAAAGGAGGAGGAAGCGGGACAACACTGAGCTTGGGAAATTTTGGAGGAGTCGTTGCGTCTATCTGGTTGGTTTAAAACCAGTTAGATGCTCTGGAAACCACCTGAAATCTTTCCAACACCTGTAGAGGGATCAAATATTGCTGCCCAGCACCGTCACCTTCGATCTACCTCCACCCACATCAAGCAAGCCACATGGAGAGACTCCCCAGCAAGACCCAATCCAATTGGGTTGGGTAAACTGGAGGTTTCCATGGCATTATGGGATAGGGAAACCCAAAGCATGAGAGAAACCCAAGGTTAAAACCTCTACGGAGATTATTTCAGACTATCCTGTGGTCAAGTTACCTTGCGCGTCATGTCTAAGGACAGTTAACCAGGCTGACTGATTGGCTTCTCCTATATAATTGGACACTTTGCATATATACTCGCCGCCCTCTTCTTCTGTGATATTGTAGAGCGTCAGCACCTGGGTGTCCGAGCTATTGACCCCCGAGTGCTGGAGATGACAAGAGACCAAATTCATCACATCCGATCCCAATCCATCACATGCTAACATGTGTGGACCACTTAAAACTGActgcatttcagtgtaaatctTTACCTTTAGGACGCGTACGTAAGGGAGTCCATCAGGTCCCAGTTTGCTTCCGTTCACGAGTATGTGTTTGAGCCACTGAATGTGAGGCTGGGGATCGCTGAACACCTTGCAGACAAACTCTACGTCACTGCCGACCACAGCTGTTCGGTTTGCAGGGAGACCAGCGTACAGGATGGGCCTGTGCGGCGATCGCTCTGAAATATACACGAGATGAAGGTTGTTAGATTTGGATTCAGGCGCAGTATTTACTTCTGAACTGCTACTGGTTGATATTGAGAGATGACTGACCCACAACATCCAGCTGATAGGTGTGATTGATGCTTCCGTATTCGTTCTCCACCAGGCACGTGTAGTTGCCCTTGTCTGAGGGGACCACGGACTCCATGATTATGGTCCACATGTGTTCCCGCAGCTGAGAATGGTAGAAAAGAATCATTCTTTCAAATGTATTCACATAATATTTACtccaaatacatataaaatgaaaattctgtaaataatttttcaccctcatgtcgttccaaacctgtaagacctttgttcatctttggaacacacattaagatatttttgatgaaatccgagagctttctgaacctgcatagacagcaacacaactaccatgttcaaggccttaaaaggtagtaaggacattgataaaatagtccaagtGAATCAACCGTATCAAGCTACAAGAATACCTTTTaagcgcaaagaaaacaaaaataacaactttattcaacaatttcttctcttccgtgtcagtcttcgatgcacattcacaagagtaccataatgctgacatggaagagaagaaattgttgaataaagtcgttatttttgttttctttgcacacaaaaagtattctcatagcttcataacattacagttgaaccactgatgtcacatggactattttaccattgtccctactacctttctgggccttgaacaggtctgttgcattgctgtttatgcagtgtcagaaagctctcgtatttcatcaaaaatatcttaatatgtgttctgaagatgaacgaaggtcttacgggtttgaaatgacatgagggtgagtcattaatgacagagttttcatttttgggtgaactaaccctttaaatgacTTCAAtagcaaaaaaagagagatcaaCATTTATCAAACAAATCTGAATAAATTCAGATTTGACAAACAAATCTAAATTAATAGAGGAATAATacttaatcattttcatttatactGTCAAAAATGCCACATAGGCATAAGGGTTTGAATCCGTTCATTGACAGATTGATTCTGAAATGAATCATGATTCTACTAAAGTTTAAATAAGTATGGTGGTGTTTTAGTTccacgtttaaaaaaaaaaaaaaatcaaacattatgagattaaagttgcactatttcgagaataaagttgaaattacaagaataaaatctgaaaatgttgaataggaagtcaaaatatttagacattatgagacattcatttcattaaattaggctatacaCTGTTTTTCATTCCTCCTGATGTTCCTTTACGTTTATATTGTGctataaactttaaataaagaggaaaaacatttataattagttttttgtgataaaactgacagaatttgaaagatgagctgtgttatattaaaagcaacaaagcacaaaattatattACTGGGTAGCTGGCtttaattctcaaaacatttcgactttattcttgaagcATTTCGGCttcattcttgaaatattacgacttcattcttaaaacatttctactttattctcaaaatattatgacttcataatttttagattttaaatgtatttttttaacgtggcactaaaacacggTTGTaaattacagacatttaaatgatcattttattgCTCTTTAGTTTaggtatttaatttattttaatgctctTCAGTTTAGTAACTGCTGAACTATTCTAATAATGGACCCTGAAAGGAACTTAATGGccaaataaacatcaaaattaCTTTGATATTAATGATGTACCTTAATTTTAACTGTTGGTTACTATTTGTTCAAGCACTCTGTGGAACTTGTCTTAATATTTGCACTTTGTCTCTCTATGTCGAGTCTTGTCTCTCTGTGTTAAGGAACTGTATTTCACTTGTATATGGCTGGAGTGACAAGTAACCTCTTATGAATtatgaattcattttaaaacagcagTAAATCATCACAAATATTTTACCAACCCCTAATCACTATGGCTAACTGTAACCAGAGCTCTGATGTTTTCTGCACGTTTCCATCAGGGTGTGTGTATTCAGGTGTCAGATTCAGGGTGTAGAGATTCAGGCTGTGATTCTGGCCTATTGTAAGCTGAGGTTTCAGCTTTCGTTCCCTCAGCTCAGGTGCAGATTAAATGAGGGCTGTATGTCCCACAAAACAGTGATATCAGTCAGCTACTGAAGTCTGCTCATGTGCAAACGTACCTTGTAGCCCCCGATGCGCTGGTCTCTTTTGAACTCCTTTCCATTCTTAAGCCAGCGTAGTTTCGGCATCGGGTTTCCCTCGGCTTGGCATCGGAATTTCACCGTTTTGCTGGCCGGTACGGCGTGAAGCTTCTTTTCCATCTTTTCAGGCTGGGCCCAATGAGGCGCCATCGCTACATTGGGAAATATGGCATTAATAACGACAAATAATTCATCATTTGATCGCCTTTCTGAAAAAGAGAGTGCATGCTTACGTAAGAGCTCCTGGCTACTTGACGGCTTGTTCTCTTCTGACGATGACTCATCGTCGTCCTCATCCTCAGAAGACGCCACTGCGTGACCTGTGACAAAGTCGACAGGATGTGTGTCAGAGAATAAATTCATACAATTAATCATACACAATTTAGATGACACAAATTCAGCAAAGCACATGCAGAtgtgcttatttatttgtttgtttatccaCCTTGAACATTAAACCTCCTAATGTGATGGTTTATATTCCTTAAAGTGTTTTTACCAGCCTGGAAGCAAAGAACTGCAACAGGCTGAGATCATTCatgaagttatttatttattcacaacaCTCTAGTGATTTTGCATTCTTGCTTGATCTGAAAAGTGAACCAGGACGAAGTAACGCATCCGCCCTTCACAGAGCGGTGGACAGCGAGAGCGCATGAGTCACCGCAGGCTCCGCTCCAGAGCCGTGCCCACGCTCCCATCGCACagacgcaaacacacacactctgggGAGCTGTCTAACAAATTCACCACTCAACGCCTGACACATTCCACAGCTGAACGGAGAGAGACGACCTCACAATGTCTCAGTTGCTCATCTATAACAACAATACAATCCCAAAAAGCAGCTTGGActagtttttaacaatttcagAAGACTACAAGTGGTGTTTGCCTGTGCAGAACTGGTCGGGATGATGCCAGGggggttgctatgtggttgcttaGATCATGTCTAGGTCATATTTTAAGGTtaacagaaaataattatattttggaaaaaagaaaacgaagctcactgaagtgctttgaaacatgcagtattattctatgtgttgacataatttaaattgaaacaggaagacatATCAAGCAGTCCTGCCTCCTTTTATAAATAACCAATAGCATTTTAGCCAATAGCTGCAATGGTTCATGTGAAACATAATGCCAAATCTGCTGTTTTTTCCAAGAGTAGATTAACGTCTGTGGatttgaacttaaaaaaatgtacttgtatTTACGTCTTTCCGAGGTTGAAACAAggtaccttctgatgttcattcatgctATAACTAGATAAGATGAAAAGATGATCGGTTCCCTTGCCGCTGTGtactgaggcgctacagcgatctgtcacgacacattaaagagccacaaaatgttttttactctTTGAATatctaacaaaaataacatttgaaagCAGAGACCTAATGTAACATGCTTTGTCTTGTCTGTCGACATgctgtcagtttcctctttgttctgcgatgtatttttcactgtgtgagaacatgaCGTGTCAAAcgcagtgttgccaaatccatGGTCTTACCGCATATTtaggctacttttacactgttgctgtAGGTTGTATTTTAGTCTGCAGGTTAAAAGTGGTCCTTCCCTCCAATACCCACCCACCAGACTGCCATTTCCATGGAgcaaaaaaaagttggaatttcctttgcagacctggcaaccctaaaAGTATCGACATTAACTAAGGGGGGGCGGGTCTTTACAAAGGGTCAATTAAGAATTTTGAAATTACTATTGACCTGgaatgtgaaaagaaaaaacagacatttaaataatgattttagacatttaaattttaaagtatttttacatCAGTGTAGTATTTATTGTACtacatttaattgattaaaaatgatttgaaaaaaaagatatatttaagaataaatcatttaaactgcatgtaTTTTAGGTATTACAGGAATGAAGATCCTCTTTGAGAACAATAAGaatcacaacaaaaataaataagtacaataTCTGAACATCACATGCTGTACATTAAGGTAATTATGTAgtttatgcatattttttttatcagacaaaaaaaaaagtttttaatgcacattttaagattttatgcACATTCTGGCATTTCCAtccataattttttaaacaatatcacaaaatgtacataaaaaatgtaaatagaaaCTTAGctaatgcacaaaaaaaaaaaaagcataatcaACTTGGTCATTTCAACTTATGTTAAACTGACTTTAAAAAGTTGAATCTCataatttagcaaaataagttaaacaaTTTCAACAAGTTTTTGTAAGGTAAAGTTGCCATGACGTGTTGCCAAGTGTTACTGGTTGTCCCGCAAAACTGAGcaactttaacactgttgctgctgGTTTTTccatgtctgcgggttgaagtgaccccaatataGTGATATTTAGCCActggaatgtgatttttaatggaggACCTCCATCGAAATACGACTGGGCTAGTTGAGTAGCAATTGGATAGGTTTTGtagtaaaaacctggcaaccctgtttgtGGCAAAAAGGGTCAAAAGAGTCTATGATTTTCTGGTCTCAAAATACAGTTCAGATTCCTCCTTTAATAGTAGTTAATGACATTTTGTCACTTGTTTTCTTGTTCGTTTGCTTAGAAAAGCAGCAGAACAACTCAGAAATCAAGCCACAAATCATTCATGTCCATAGCACAAATGGGGGTTTAGAAAAAATACACAGTCATTTGtgaagaaattaatgttttttcaaaaagaaaaaaacacaagctCATCCTCTCTAAGGTCCTACAAGACATACCTGTCACGTTAATGATGAAATAGTCAGAGTGGTTGCCGAATAAGCTGTGGACAGTGCAGGAGTAAAGCCCTGAGTCTGTCAGCTCCACTGACCCGATCTCCAGCTGGCCCCCGTTCACCCGCATGTGGTCTCCATTCAGCACTGTAGCGTGGTCTTTAGTCCAGATGACCC includes:
- the fgfr1b gene encoding LOW QUALITY PROTEIN: fibroblast growth factor receptor 1b (The sequence of the model RefSeq protein was modified relative to this genomic sequence to represent the inferred CDS: deleted 1 base in 1 codon), yielding MSCLGPSSSPSCRGMASLRMMKSWRLLLLWVILAQLPLAHSRPAVTEQVPHLPNHRWSSVPPPVRTEVKMELYTLFPGERLVLQCLAQDEIPAVGLGVIWTKDHATVLNGDHMRVNGGQLEIGSVELTDSGLYSCTVHSLFGNHSDYFIINVTGHAVASSEDEDDDESSSEENKPSSSQELLPMAPHWAQPEKMEKKLHAVPASKTVKFRCQAEGNPMPKLRWLKNGKEFKRDQRIGGYKLREHMWTIIMESVVPSDKGNYTCLVENEYGSINHTYQLDVVERSPHRPILYAGLPANRTAVVGSDVEFVCKVFSDPQPHIQWLKHILVNGSKLGPDGLPYVRVLKTAGLNTTDKEMEVLQLRNVSFEDAGEYTCLAGNSIGISHHSAWLTVVKAPTAPSAVPSQSYLEVLIYCVGFFLIFLMVGIATIVKVRSSSKKSDFNSQLAVHKLAKSIPLRRQVSVESSSSLNSGVMLVRPSRLSSSGTPMLSGVSEYELPQDPCWEVPRERLVLGKPLGEGCFGQVVMGEAIGLDKDKPNRITKVAVKMLKSDATEKDLSDLISEMEMMKMIGKHKNIINLLGACTQDGPLYVIVEYASKGNLREYLRARRPHGMEYCYNPDQVPVESMSIKDLVSCAYQVARGMEYLASKKCIHRDLAARNVLVTEDNVMKIADFGLARDVHHIDYYKKTTNGRLPVKWMAPEALFDRIYTHQSDVWSFGVLLWEIFTLGGSPYPGVPVEELFKLLREGHRMDRPSACTQEIYLMMKDCWHAVPTQRPTFKQLVEDLDRTLSMISNQEYLDLSVPLEPMYSQVILNERSSTCSSEPDSVFLRESAPEEPCIPPTVPPQQTVRSFKKR